The Vibrio kanaloae genome has a window encoding:
- the carA gene encoding glutamine-hydrolyzing carbamoyl-phosphate synthase small subunit, with amino-acid sequence MKKSALLVLEDGTVFHGEAIGAVGSAVGEVVFNTSMTGYQEILTDPSYSQQIVTLTYPHIGNTGTNSEDEESSSIHAQGLVIRDLPLIASNFRNEQSLSDYLKSQNVVGIADIDTRKLTRILREKGAQNGCIVAGSSVNDGNLDEALALAKAKEFPGLKGMDLAKEVTTKEAYQWKQGSWTLTGGLPEAKADSELPYHVVAYDFGAKRNILRMLVDRGCRLTVVPAETSAEEVLALNPDGVFLSNGPGDPEPCTYAIEATKVFLEKGLPIFGICLGHQILALASGAKTVKMKFGHHGANHPVKDLDRDVVMITSQNHGFAADEETLPETLRATHKSLFDGSLQGIHRTDKPAFSFQGHPEASPGPEDAAPLFDHFIELIKQHTA; translated from the coding sequence TTGAAGAAGTCAGCACTACTCGTCCTAGAAGATGGGACAGTATTTCACGGTGAAGCCATTGGCGCTGTAGGTTCTGCAGTTGGTGAAGTCGTTTTTAATACCTCGATGACGGGGTACCAAGAAATCCTCACTGATCCTTCCTATTCTCAACAAATCGTTACCCTTACTTACCCTCACATTGGCAATACCGGAACCAATTCCGAAGACGAAGAATCTTCTTCAATCCATGCTCAAGGCCTTGTGATTCGCGATCTCCCTCTAATCGCTTCTAACTTCCGTAATGAACAATCCCTTTCTGATTACCTTAAGTCGCAAAACGTTGTGGGTATCGCTGATATCGATACTCGTAAGCTGACGCGTATTCTTCGTGAAAAAGGTGCTCAAAACGGTTGTATCGTAGCAGGCTCTTCAGTAAACGATGGGAACCTAGACGAAGCTTTAGCTCTAGCTAAAGCAAAAGAATTCCCTGGCCTGAAAGGTATGGATCTTGCGAAAGAAGTTACAACAAAAGAAGCGTACCAATGGAAACAAGGTTCGTGGACGCTTACGGGTGGACTTCCTGAAGCGAAAGCCGACTCTGAATTGCCATACCACGTTGTTGCTTATGACTTCGGCGCAAAACGAAACATCCTACGAATGCTTGTTGACCGCGGTTGCCGCCTAACGGTTGTTCCTGCTGAAACTTCTGCTGAAGAAGTACTCGCGCTGAACCCAGACGGTGTTTTCCTTTCAAATGGCCCTGGTGATCCAGAACCATGTACTTACGCAATTGAAGCGACAAAAGTGTTCCTAGAAAAAGGTTTACCGATCTTCGGCATCTGTCTAGGTCACCAAATTCTTGCTCTAGCGTCAGGTGCTAAGACTGTGAAGATGAAGTTTGGTCACCACGGTGCGAACCACCCAGTTAAAGATTTAGATCGTGATGTTGTGATGATTACTTCGCAAAACCACGGCTTTGCTGCTGACGAAGAAACCCTTCCAGAGACATTGCGTGCAACGCACAAATCACTGTTTGATGGTTCTCTACAAGGTATTCACCGTACAGACAAACCCGCGTTTAGCTTCCAGGGTCACCCTGAAGCAAGCCCAGGTCCAGAAGACGCAGCGCCGTTATTCGACCACTTCATTGAATTAATTAAACAGCACACAGCTTAA
- the dapB gene encoding 4-hydroxy-tetrahydrodipicolinate reductase: protein MEIFAVVRIAIAGAAGRMGRNLVKAAHHNSEASVGAGSERPESSLVGVDIGELCGEGRFDVALVDDLSKAIEEFDVIVDFTAPVSTLANIELCKRHGKKLIIGTTGFSEEEKRVIDVASKEIAIVMAPNYSVGVNLVFKLLEKAAKVMGDYCDVEIVEAHHRHKVDAPSGTAIGMGEAIASAMGNELNDVAVWSREGITGERTKDEIGFATIRAGDIIGEHTAMFADIGERVEITHKATDRMTFANGAIKAAVWLNGKSAGFYTMTDVLGLNDL, encoded by the coding sequence ATGGAGATATTCGCAGTGGTAAGAATTGCAATTGCAGGAGCAGCGGGCCGCATGGGTCGCAACTTGGTGAAAGCCGCTCATCATAATTCAGAAGCAAGTGTTGGTGCTGGTTCAGAGCGACCAGAATCATCTTTGGTCGGCGTTGATATCGGCGAGTTATGCGGTGAAGGTCGTTTTGATGTGGCTCTAGTCGATGATCTTTCGAAAGCGATTGAAGAATTTGATGTTATCGTCGACTTTACTGCGCCTGTTAGCACATTAGCGAATATTGAACTTTGTAAACGTCATGGTAAGAAGCTGATCATAGGAACAACAGGTTTCTCTGAAGAAGAGAAGCGAGTGATTGATGTGGCTTCAAAAGAGATCGCTATCGTAATGGCACCTAACTACAGTGTGGGTGTGAACCTGGTATTTAAGCTGCTAGAAAAGGCCGCTAAAGTCATGGGTGATTACTGTGATGTTGAGATCGTTGAGGCTCACCACCGTCATAAAGTTGATGCGCCTTCTGGTACTGCTATTGGTATGGGCGAAGCGATCGCGAGTGCGATGGGCAACGAGTTAAATGATGTCGCCGTATGGTCACGCGAAGGTATTACTGGCGAGCGTACTAAAGATGAGATTGGTTTTGCGACGATTCGTGCTGGTGACATCATTGGTGAGCACACTGCTATGTTTGCTGATATCGGGGAGAGAGTTGAAATTACTCATAAAGCCACAGATCGAATGACCTTTGCTAATGGCGCAATCAAGGCCGCAGTTTGGTTAAATGGTAAGTCAGCAGGCTTTTATACCATGACAGATGTCCTTGGGTTGAATGATCTATAA
- the mutT gene encoding 8-oxo-dGTP diphosphatase MutT has protein sequence MKRIHIVAGIVFNQDKSQVFITKRPDDKHKGGFWEFPGGKVEAGETIEQAMTRELDEEIGIKVTEQSLFEHLEFDYTDKSLKFDFILVTDFEEQPYGKEGQQGEWVSLESLNQYAFPEANVPILERVIKEFS, from the coding sequence ATGAAAAGAATCCATATTGTTGCAGGCATTGTCTTTAACCAAGATAAGTCGCAGGTATTTATCACTAAACGACCTGATGACAAGCACAAAGGCGGCTTCTGGGAATTTCCTGGCGGCAAGGTTGAAGCTGGCGAAACCATTGAACAAGCCATGACGCGTGAACTTGATGAAGAGATTGGCATCAAGGTCACTGAACAGTCTCTGTTTGAACACCTTGAATTTGATTACACCGATAAGTCGCTTAAGTTCGATTTCATCCTTGTGACCGATTTTGAAGAGCAGCCTTATGGCAAAGAAGGTCAACAAGGTGAATGGGTAAGCCTAGAATCATTAAATCAATACGCCTTCCCAGAGGCAAATGTGCCAATTTTAGAGCGAGTGATAAAAGAGTTTTCGTAA
- the secA gene encoding preprotein translocase subunit SecA translates to MITKLLTKVIGSRNDRTLRRLRKIVKEINNYEPTFEALSDEELKAKTVEFRERLDKGESLDQLLPEAFATVREASKRVYGMRHFDVQLIGGMVLNAGQIAEMRTGEGKTLTATLPAYLNALPSKGVHVVTVNDYLAKRDAETNRPLFEFLGMTVGVNVPNMAPPEKKEAYQADILYGTNNEFGFDYLRDNMAFRAEDRVQRERFFAVVDEVDSILIDEARTPLIISGPAEDSSELYTRINTLIPSLERQDKEDSEEYRGEGHYTMDEKSKQVHLTENGQEFVEELMVKNELMEEGDTLYSPTNISLLHHVNAALRAHVLFEKNVDYIVTDEGEVVIVDEHTGRTMPGRRWSEGLHQAVEAKEGVKIQNENQTLASITFQNFFRLYEKLSGMTGTADTEAFEFQSIYGLETVVIPTNKPMVRNDMPDVVYRTEEDKFNAIIEDIKDRVAAGQPSLVGTVSIEKSELLSNALKKAKIKHNVLNAKFHEMEAEIVAQAGTPSAVTIATNMAGRGTDIVLGGSWQAQVDKLDNPTQEQIDKIKADWRVIHDKVLESGGLHIIGTERHESRRIDNQLRGRSGRQGDAGSSRFYLSMEDSLLRIFTSDRMAGLIQSGMDEGEAIESKMLSRSIEKAQRKVEGRNFDIRKQLLEYDDVANDQRKVVYELRDELMSSDDISEMIEHNREDVFTSVIDEYIPPQSLEDMWDIAGLQDRLKNDFDLDFDIQGWLDEDDKLYEEALRERILGMAVDSYKQKEEVVGAQVLRNFEKSVMLQTLDGLWKEHLAAMDHLRQGIHLRGYAQKNPKQEYKRESFELFEGLLDVLKTDVVTILSKVRVQQQEEVEKMEAQRQAQAEEAARRAQAQHATAENQLGDDEAEPASPQTVVRDERKVGRNEPCPCGSGKKYKQCHGQIN, encoded by the coding sequence ATGATTACTAAGCTGCTGACAAAGGTAATTGGCAGTCGCAATGACAGAACACTGCGCCGCCTTAGAAAAATTGTAAAAGAAATTAATAACTACGAACCAACGTTTGAAGCACTTTCTGATGAAGAGCTAAAAGCAAAAACGGTTGAGTTTCGTGAGCGCTTAGATAAAGGTGAATCGTTAGATCAACTTCTACCTGAAGCTTTCGCTACGGTACGTGAAGCGTCTAAGCGTGTTTACGGCATGCGTCATTTTGACGTGCAATTGATTGGTGGCATGGTTCTAAATGCCGGCCAAATTGCAGAGATGCGAACTGGTGAAGGTAAAACCCTTACTGCCACCCTGCCTGCTTATCTAAACGCACTTCCAAGTAAAGGTGTTCACGTAGTAACGGTGAACGACTACCTAGCGAAGCGTGATGCGGAAACAAACCGCCCATTATTTGAATTCCTTGGTATGACGGTTGGTGTGAATGTACCAAACATGGCTCCACCAGAGAAAAAAGAAGCCTACCAAGCTGATATACTATACGGAACAAACAACGAGTTTGGCTTTGACTACCTACGTGACAACATGGCTTTCCGTGCTGAAGATCGTGTTCAACGTGAACGTTTCTTCGCTGTTGTCGATGAAGTTGACTCCATCTTAATCGATGAAGCTCGAACTCCGCTAATCATCTCTGGTCCAGCTGAAGATAGTTCAGAGCTTTACACGCGCATTAACACTCTGATTCCTAGCCTTGAGCGCCAGGATAAAGAAGATTCAGAAGAGTACCGTGGTGAAGGTCACTACACCATGGACGAAAAATCGAAGCAGGTTCACCTGACTGAAAATGGTCAAGAGTTTGTTGAAGAGTTAATGGTGAAAAATGAGCTAATGGAAGAGGGGGATACACTTTACTCTCCAACCAATATCAGCCTGCTTCACCACGTAAACGCGGCTCTTCGTGCGCATGTATTGTTTGAGAAGAACGTAGACTACATTGTTACTGATGAAGGCGAAGTGGTTATCGTTGATGAACATACTGGTCGTACAATGCCAGGTCGTCGTTGGTCTGAAGGTTTACACCAAGCGGTTGAAGCTAAAGAAGGTGTGAAGATTCAGAATGAAAACCAAACACTAGCATCGATTACCTTCCAGAATTTCTTCCGTTTGTACGAAAAACTGTCAGGTATGACAGGTACAGCCGATACAGAAGCTTTCGAATTCCAGTCTATTTACGGCCTAGAAACGGTGGTTATACCAACCAACAAACCTATGGTTCGTAACGATATGCCTGACGTGGTTTATCGTACTGAAGAAGACAAGTTCAATGCGATCATTGAAGACATTAAAGACCGTGTAGCGGCTGGTCAGCCATCACTGGTTGGTACAGTTTCTATCGAGAAATCTGAGCTACTGTCTAACGCACTGAAAAAAGCAAAAATTAAGCACAACGTTCTAAACGCTAAGTTCCACGAGATGGAAGCCGAGATCGTTGCACAAGCAGGTACGCCAAGTGCGGTAACTATCGCAACTAACATGGCCGGTCGTGGTACCGATATCGTGTTAGGTGGCAGCTGGCAGGCACAAGTTGATAAGCTAGATAACCCAACTCAAGAGCAGATCGATAAGATCAAAGCTGACTGGAGAGTCATCCACGATAAAGTACTTGAGTCAGGTGGTCTGCACATTATTGGTACTGAGCGTCATGAATCTCGCCGTATCGATAACCAGCTACGTGGTCGTTCTGGTCGTCAAGGTGATGCAGGTTCTTCTCGTTTCTACTTATCAATGGAAGACTCTCTGTTACGTATCTTTACATCAGATCGTATGGCTGGTCTTATTCAAAGTGGTATGGACGAAGGCGAAGCGATTGAATCTAAGATGCTTTCTCGCTCAATTGAAAAAGCTCAACGTAAAGTAGAAGGTCGTAACTTCGATATTCGTAAGCAACTTCTTGAGTACGATGATGTAGCCAATGACCAACGTAAAGTGGTTTATGAGCTTCGTGATGAACTGATGAGTTCTGACGACATCAGCGAAATGATCGAACACAACCGTGAAGACGTGTTTACTTCGGTTATCGATGAGTACATTCCTCCTCAATCTCTTGAAGACATGTGGGATATCGCTGGTCTGCAAGATCGTCTGAAGAATGACTTCGATCTAGACTTTGATATTCAAGGTTGGCTAGACGAAGACGATAAGCTTTATGAAGAAGCATTGCGTGAACGTATTCTTGGTATGGCGGTTGATTCCTACAAACAGAAAGAAGAAGTGGTTGGTGCTCAAGTACTGCGTAACTTCGAGAAGTCTGTGATGCTACAAACGCTAGACGGTCTTTGGAAAGAGCACTTGGCTGCGATGGATCACCTTCGTCAAGGCATCCACTTACGTGGTTATGCTCAGAAGAACCCGAAGCAAGAGTACAAGCGCGAGTCGTTTGAACTGTTTGAAGGCCTACTAGATGTACTAAAAACCGACGTTGTTACTATCCTTTCTAAAGTTCGCGTTCAGCAACAAGAAGAAGTAGAAAAGATGGAAGCTCAACGTCAAGCTCAAGCTGAAGAGGCGGCGCGTCGTGCACAAGCACAACATGCAACCGCTGAAAATCAGTTAGGTGACGATGAAGCTGAACCAGCATCTCCACAAACGGTAGTACGTGATGAACGTAAAGTGGGTCGTAACGAGCCATGTCCATGTGGAAGTGGTAAAAAGTACAAGCAGTGTCACGGTCAGATTAACTAA
- the lpxC gene encoding UDP-3-O-acyl-N-acetylglucosamine deacetylase, whose protein sequence is MIRQRTLKEIVKTTGVGLHSGRKVTLTLRPAAANTGIVYRRTDVNPPVDFPADPASVRDTMLCTALVNDEGVRISTVEHLNAALAGMGIDNIIVEVDAPEIPIMDGSASPFVYLLQQAGVETLNTAKRFIRIKKPVRFEDGDKWAEFVPFNGFRMDFEIDFNHPAIESDEQRLLFDFSSQGFVKEISRARTFGFMRDIEYLQSQNLVLGGSFDNAIVLDEYRILNEEGLRFENEFVTHKVLDAIGDLYMCGHAIIGEFRAYKSGHGLNNQLLRAVLADAEAWEWATFEEEAGSPVAFAEPGMVLA, encoded by the coding sequence ATGATCAGACAACGTACTCTGAAAGAAATTGTGAAAACAACTGGTGTGGGTCTCCACTCTGGTCGTAAAGTCACACTTACTCTTCGCCCGGCAGCTGCAAATACAGGCATTGTTTACCGTCGTACTGATGTAAATCCACCTGTAGATTTCCCAGCTGATCCAGCATCAGTTCGTGACACTATGTTATGTACTGCTCTTGTTAATGATGAAGGTGTACGTATTTCTACAGTGGAACACCTTAACGCCGCTCTAGCGGGGATGGGCATCGACAACATTATTGTTGAAGTGGATGCACCAGAGATTCCAATTATGGATGGTAGCGCAAGCCCATTCGTATACTTGCTACAGCAAGCGGGTGTAGAAACACTGAATACAGCGAAGCGTTTTATTCGAATCAAAAAGCCTGTTCGTTTTGAAGATGGCGATAAGTGGGCAGAATTTGTTCCATTTAACGGCTTCCGTATGGACTTTGAGATCGACTTTAACCATCCTGCCATTGAGTCTGACGAGCAACGTTTATTATTTGATTTCTCTTCACAAGGTTTTGTGAAAGAAATTTCTCGTGCTCGTACGTTCGGCTTTATGCGTGATATTGAATATCTACAATCTCAAAACCTAGTACTTGGCGGTAGCTTCGATAATGCTATCGTACTGGACGAATACCGAATTCTTAATGAAGAAGGCCTTCGTTTTGAGAATGAGTTTGTAACACATAAAGTGTTGGATGCGATTGGTGACCTTTACATGTGTGGACATGCTATTATTGGTGAGTTCCGAGCATACAAATCAGGTCATGGCCTAAACAACCAACTATTACGTGCAGTACTTGCTGACGCAGAAGCTTGGGAGTGGGCAACATTTGAAGAAGAAGCTGGCTCTCCTGTTGCATTTGCTGAACCAGGAATGGTTCTAGCGTAA
- the ftsZ gene encoding cell division protein FtsZ: MFEPMMEMSDDAVIKVVGVGGGGGNAVEHMVRESIEGVEFISVNTDAQALRKTSVSSVIQIGGDITKGLGAGANPQVGRDAALEDRERIKEVLTGADMVFIAAGMGGGTGTGAAPVIAEVAKELGVLTVAVVTKPFSFEGKKRLAFAEQGIEELSKHVDSLITIPNEKLLKVLGRGVTLLEAFASANDVLKNAVQGIAELITRPGMINVDFADVRTVMSEMGHAMMGSGIAKGDDRAEEAAETAISSPLLEDIDLAGARGVLVNITAGLDMRLDEFETVGNTVKAFASDNATVVIGTSLDPDMTDEIRVTVVATGIGTERKPDITLVAGGNTKVASTPQPQVAAQTAAKVEEKVAQPLQEKTEVKSQVKQQPTTSSPASSGSGASQNAAPKAEKESGYLDIPAFLRRQAD, translated from the coding sequence ATGTTTGAACCGATGATGGAAATGTCTGACGATGCAGTAATTAAAGTCGTTGGAGTTGGTGGCGGTGGCGGTAACGCTGTTGAGCACATGGTACGTGAATCAATCGAAGGCGTAGAATTCATCAGTGTTAACACTGATGCACAAGCACTTCGTAAAACAAGCGTGAGCAGCGTGATCCAAATTGGTGGTGATATCACTAAAGGTTTGGGCGCTGGTGCAAACCCACAAGTAGGCCGTGATGCAGCTCTCGAAGATAGAGAAAGAATTAAAGAAGTTCTAACTGGCGCCGATATGGTATTTATCGCAGCTGGTATGGGCGGTGGTACAGGTACAGGTGCTGCTCCAGTGATTGCTGAAGTTGCGAAAGAGCTTGGTGTACTAACGGTTGCTGTTGTAACTAAACCGTTTAGCTTTGAAGGCAAAAAGCGTTTAGCGTTTGCTGAGCAAGGTATCGAAGAGCTTTCTAAACATGTGGATTCTTTAATTACGATTCCAAATGAAAAGCTACTTAAAGTACTTGGCCGCGGCGTAACACTGCTAGAAGCTTTCGCAAGTGCAAATGATGTACTTAAAAACGCTGTACAAGGTATTGCTGAGCTAATTACTCGCCCTGGTATGATTAACGTCGATTTCGCGGATGTTCGCACCGTAATGTCGGAAATGGGTCATGCAATGATGGGTAGCGGTATCGCTAAAGGTGATGACCGTGCTGAAGAGGCCGCTGAAACGGCAATTTCTAGCCCATTACTAGAAGATATCGATCTAGCTGGTGCGCGTGGCGTTCTTGTGAACATCACAGCAGGCCTAGATATGCGTCTAGATGAGTTCGAAACTGTGGGTAATACAGTTAAGGCATTCGCATCTGATAATGCAACAGTAGTGATAGGTACTTCTCTAGACCCTGATATGACGGATGAAATCCGTGTAACTGTTGTAGCAACAGGTATCGGCACTGAGAGAAAACCAGACATTACTTTGGTTGCTGGCGGTAATACTAAAGTTGCGTCAACCCCTCAACCACAGGTAGCTGCTCAAACAGCAGCAAAAGTGGAAGAGAAAGTGGCACAGCCATTGCAGGAAAAAACTGAGGTAAAATCTCAAGTTAAGCAACAGCCAACAACGTCGTCACCGGCTTCTTCAGGTTCAGGCGCTAGCCAAAATGCAGCACCTAAAGCTGAGAAAGAAAGTGGGTATTTAGATATACCAGCATTTTTACGACGTCAGGCTGACTAG
- the ftsA gene encoding cell division protein FtsA, which translates to MTKTADDNIIVGLDIGTATISALVGEILPDGQINIIGSGQSPSRGMDKGGVNDLESVVKSVQRAIDQAELMAECQISNVFISLSGKHIASRIEKGMGTISDEEVSQDDMDRAIHTAKSIKIGDEQRILHVIPQEFTIDYQEGIKNPLGLSGVRMEVSVHLISCHSDMARNIIKAVERCGLTVEHIVFSGLASSNAVITEDERELGVCVVDIGAGTMDISIWTGGALRHTEVFSYAGNAVTSDIAFAFGTPVSDAEEIKVNHGCALSELVSKDDSVNVPSVGGRPSRSLQRQTLSEVIEPRYTELMGLVNQTIDTVQLQLRDEGIKHHLAAGVVLTGGAAQIDGLVECAERVFRNQVRVGKPLEVSGLTDYVKEPYHSTAVGLLHYARDCQISDEGDYSEPKRSAPSMSGLFGKLRNWIQKEF; encoded by the coding sequence ATGACTAAGACCGCAGATGACAACATAATCGTTGGTCTTGATATAGGCACTGCGACCATATCAGCTCTGGTTGGTGAAATACTGCCTGATGGTCAAATCAATATCATTGGTTCAGGGCAAAGCCCATCCAGAGGTATGGATAAAGGTGGTGTAAACGACCTAGAGTCGGTAGTGAAGTCGGTTCAGCGAGCTATTGATCAAGCAGAGTTGATGGCTGAATGCCAAATCAGCAATGTATTTATCTCGCTATCGGGCAAGCATATCGCAAGCCGAATTGAAAAAGGCATGGGCACTATCTCTGATGAAGAGGTGTCTCAAGACGATATGGATCGAGCGATCCATACCGCGAAATCAATTAAAATAGGTGATGAGCAGAGAATTCTGCACGTAATTCCACAAGAATTTACCATTGATTATCAAGAAGGAATTAAGAACCCTCTTGGTTTATCTGGTGTTCGAATGGAAGTCAGTGTTCACCTAATTTCTTGTCATAGCGATATGGCAAGAAATATTATTAAAGCTGTCGAACGATGTGGTCTCACTGTAGAGCACATCGTGTTTTCAGGACTTGCCTCAAGTAATGCGGTAATTACTGAAGACGAGAGAGAGCTTGGAGTGTGTGTGGTTGATATCGGTGCTGGTACGATGGATATTTCCATTTGGACTGGCGGCGCACTGCGACACACAGAAGTATTTTCCTACGCAGGAAATGCAGTAACCAGTGATATTGCCTTCGCCTTCGGCACACCAGTAAGTGATGCTGAAGAGATAAAAGTGAATCATGGTTGCGCTCTAAGTGAACTTGTAAGCAAGGATGACTCTGTTAACGTCCCAAGTGTTGGTGGTCGTCCATCGAGAAGTTTGCAACGACAAACTTTGTCGGAAGTGATTGAACCACGTTACACTGAACTTATGGGGCTTGTTAACCAAACTATTGATACGGTTCAATTGCAGCTACGAGATGAAGGTATTAAACACCACCTTGCAGCTGGCGTCGTTCTCACTGGTGGAGCAGCACAAATTGACGGGTTGGTAGAGTGTGCGGAACGTGTTTTCCGCAATCAAGTTCGAGTTGGTAAGCCATTAGAAGTTAGTGGCTTAACTGACTATGTTAAAGAGCCGTATCATTCTACGGCGGTTGGTTTACTTCATTACGCAAGAGATTGTCAGATCAGTGATGAAGGTGATTACAGCGAACCTAAGCGTTCTGCACCTTCAATGTCTGGTCTATTTGGCAAATTGCGTAATTGGATACAAAAAGAGTTTTAA
- a CDS encoding cell division protein FtsQ/DivIB has product MVESTFSENRHLFSLPSLKKHALEGSFFVMVLLFIGFLFYTTLTWMWDDQRLPLSKIVLQGDLTYVTAGDVQRAFSEIEHIGTFMSQDIGVLQESLEALPWVSVVSIRKQWPDTIKVFLTEYQAAAIWNGNMLLNENGQVFNGDIGLLKGDRVKLYGPDGTSQVVIEKWRQITPLINSLGLTVTSLVLNERRAWQIILDNGIRLELGKDSLDERVERFISLYNELGSKANQVSYIDLRYDTGAAVGWFPEQGLEESTDD; this is encoded by the coding sequence TTGGTAGAAAGTACTTTTAGCGAAAACCGCCACCTATTCAGTTTACCATCGCTCAAGAAACATGCCCTAGAAGGGTCTTTTTTTGTAATGGTATTGCTATTCATTGGGTTTCTTTTCTATACCACACTGACTTGGATGTGGGACGATCAACGATTGCCTCTCTCCAAAATAGTACTTCAAGGCGACTTAACTTACGTAACCGCAGGTGATGTTCAACGTGCATTTAGCGAGATTGAGCATATCGGTACATTCATGTCACAAGATATCGGTGTATTGCAAGAAAGTTTGGAAGCGTTGCCTTGGGTATCAGTTGTCTCTATTCGTAAACAGTGGCCAGACACAATAAAAGTATTTTTGACGGAATATCAAGCTGCAGCAATCTGGAATGGCAACATGCTGCTGAATGAAAATGGTCAGGTATTTAATGGTGATATCGGCCTTTTGAAGGGCGATAGAGTTAAGCTTTATGGCCCTGACGGCACCAGCCAAGTAGTAATAGAAAAATGGCGACAGATAACCCCTTTGATTAATAGTTTAGGGTTGACGGTTACCTCGCTCGTTCTCAATGAGCGTCGTGCTTGGCAAATAATCCTAGATAACGGTATCCGTTTAGAGCTAGGTAAAGATTCTTTAGATGAGCGTGTTGAACGCTTCATTTCGCTTTATAACGAATTAGGAAGTAAAGCGAATCAAGTGAGCTACATTGACCTCAGGTATGATACGGGAGCCGCTGTAGGCTGGTTTCCAGAGCAAGGGTTAGAAGAGAGCACAGATGACTAA